A single window of Liolophura sinensis isolate JHLJ2023 chromosome 6, CUHK_Ljap_v2, whole genome shotgun sequence DNA harbors:
- the LOC135466204 gene encoding cilia- and flagella-associated protein 99-like yields the protein MSSGHKKLLQHCICVLDTYQPEIQSTEDHITNYFDTCKNLTDSDANFITEVFSGCARYGSIMKVVTNTFYVKDGKKILRSEENLYTVICYLAVFRLDELGMSHFRKFVFSQDVNKMYKFLNFFFDERNLLTWIKDEWHTYYEATFVQTALMSPLLGWLPELIELVEQLKDRVENKTASKKTPASITQPKPFNITQPRPRAVPVPERIPKLKKHRPVPKTIYTEPQEFGKIASTKVENRRQAEERLMEAHREQFACANWEKSDKTKQILESIMVESDQKLDFDRHRANPVPTSVVSHNCKHLKERGMSFSKIAKKGVPIKLNTAAILREGKLYKERQDQEIKRLEKLEAGARDPSEFLKWQSEMRQKDLDAELLEIEKRRLEGKLSHEEAILARQNIIQENKQKVLNMKEEAHQMMQEYLEQRFKEEQEMRQLVEDTMMGHKNAKEAKKKLQEYKQKIVQEVNEESKELMKQALEEAEEEMRRKMELIHQIRAMEAVPIIRQKFVDLTESSGAGFLGEMSIVELRERLALLKTANEEEEEMRRDEILAAKQAKNQNLMDTLEMISKHRVEKCKAASEKLEEKKRANTQPSVPKVKDDKLLELQKRLEEKKAERRKEQEKSKLVVDRQSSKKTQGLIKQKKEVEEKRWKELELTRERTSKLQSQGILGSRGVGRLTNNSIVMTT from the exons ATGAGCTCAGGTCACAAAAAGCTCCTTCAACACTGCATTTGTGTCCTTGACACATATCAGCCAGAAATCCAGTCCACAGAAGATCATATCACTAATTATTTCGATACGTGTAAG AACCTGACAGACAGTGATGCTAATTTCATCACAGAAGTATTCTCAGGATGTGCCAGGTATGGCTCTATCATGAAGGTTGTGACAAACACTTTCTACGTCAAAGATGGAAAGAAAATACTGAGATCTGAGGAAAATCTTTACACag TTATATGTTACCTGGCTGTCTTCAGACTGGATGAATTGGGGATGTCACATTTTAGAAAGTTTGTGTTTTCACAagatgtgaacaaaatgtacaaG ttcTTAAACTTCTTCTTTGATGAGAGAAATTTGCTGACATGGATTAAAGATGAATGGCACACATATTATGAGGCTACCTTTGTCCAGACAGCTTTGATGTCCCCATTGCTGGG ATGGTTACCAGAGCTGATAGAACTTGTGGAACAGTTGAAGGATCGAGTGGAAAACAAAACTGCCTCAAAAAAAACCCCTGCAAGTATAACAC AACCAAAGCCATTTAACATCACTCAGCCCAgaccccgggctgtgcctgtcCCTGAACGT ATCCCCAAGCTCAAGAAACATCGACCAGTACCCAAGACCATTTACACAGAGCCACAGGAGTTTGGAAAAATTGCATCTACAAAGGTGGAGAATAGGAGACAGGCAGAG GAGAGACTAATGGAAGCTCACAGAGAACAGTTTGCCTGTGCTAATTGGGAGAAATCTGACAAGACCAAACAGATCCTGGAGTCCATCATGGTGGAGAGTGACCAGAAACTGGACTTTGACCGTCACAGAGCCAACCCTGTGCCCACTTCTGTGGTAAGTCACAACTGTAAGCACCTAAAAGAGAGAGGAATGAGCTTTTCAAAGATTGCAA aaaaggGAGTTCCAATCAAGTTAAATACAGCAGCTATCTTGAGGGAGGGCAAGCTGTACAAGGAGCGTCAGGATCAGGAGATTAAACG ACTGGAGAAGCTGGAAGCTGGAGCAAGAGACCCCTCAGAATTTCTCAAATGGCAGTCAGAGATGAGACAGAAGGATTTAGATGCTGAACTACTTGAAATTGAGAAACGTCGCCTGGAAGGAAAGCTGAGTCATGAGGAGGCCATACTGGCCAGACAAAACATTATCCAGGAGAATAAACAGAAGGTCCTCAATATGAAAGAAGAG gCTCACCAAATGATGCAAGAATACTTGGAGCAAAGATTCAAGGAGGAGCAAGAAATGAG GCAACTTGTGGAAGATACAATGATGGgtcacaaaaatgcaaaagaggcgAAGAAAAAGCTACAGGAATATAAGCAGAAAATAG TCCAAGAGGTTAATGAAGAAAGTAAAGAATTGATGAAGCAGGCCTTGGAGGAG gcTGAGGAGGAGATGAGGAGGAAGATGGAGTTGATCCACCAGATTCGTGCCATGGAGGCTGTACCCATCATCAGGCAAAAGTTTGTGGACTTGACTGAGTCCTCAGGGGCAGGCTTCCTGGGTGAAATGTCCATAGTTGAG ttacGTGAAAGGCTGGCTTTACTGAAGACAGCCAATGAGGAGGAAGAAGAGATGAGGAGAGATGAAATTCTGGCAGCTAAACAG GCAAAGAACCAAAACCTTATGGATACATTAGAGATGATTTCTAAACATCGTGTGGAGAAGTGTAAGGCAGCATCTGAAAA acttgaagaaaagaaaagagcAAACACCCAGCCATCGGTGCCAAAAGTCAAAGATGACAAACTCTTGGAACTCCAAAAACGTTTAGAAGAGAAAAAGGCTGAGCGAAGGAAAGAGCAGGAAAAAAGCAAACTTGTGGTAGACCGACAGTCATCGAAGAAAACACAAGGTCTTATCAAACAGAAG